The Lycium ferocissimum isolate CSIRO_LF1 chromosome 1, AGI_CSIRO_Lferr_CH_V1, whole genome shotgun sequence genome includes a region encoding these proteins:
- the LOC132063150 gene encoding uncharacterized protein LOC132063150, producing the protein MADGTTPNRVTRGIPFTVQNIVFPSFDLGISQQQHNVVAASADKMVERRSKNIHDPRRVPNPPIAKSSKKIDAATVTKRKKLPMLFDKGKQVVEVNEEEQLPAKKQVRKRNVVIPRLHFDLVDSGRYKDYTWGKEAFVDLIKSIHNKMDKPKQYYCLRGFPFAIQAWVYECCSNVDPDLAVRNGDRIPRILNWKTVDPTPSFNHLMTGMFTDDVSEDHVTYNNIVPVMSEVETLGLRPYLSNRTAATTNTHEVVDDYDDFSSTPPHLAATKQPQKKDVSKSPLHKKPRQMRAVPPTV; encoded by the exons ATGGCAGACGGAACAACACCTAATAGGGTTACTCGAGGTATACCATTTACGGTTCAAAATATAGTTTTTCCTTCGTTTGATTTGGGGAtttctcaacaacaacataatgtTGTTGCAGCCTCTGCCGATAAAATGGTCGAAAGGCGTTCCAAGAATATCCATGATCCTCGTAgagttccaaatccaccaattGCAAAATCGTCAAAGAAAATAGATGCGGCTACGGTGACGAAGAGGAAAAAACTACCGATGTTGTTCGACAAGGGGAAACAAGTCGTAGAGGTGAACGAAGAAGAGCAATTACCTGCGAAGAAACAG GTGAGAAAGAGGAACGTCGTAATTCCAAGACTTCATTTTGACCTGGTAGACAGTGGACGGTACAAAGACTACACATGGGGCAAGGAAGCATTTGTTGATTTGATTAAAAGCATTCACAATAAGATGGACAAGCCGAAACAGTATTACTGTCTTCGGGGCTTTCCATTTGCTATTCAAGCATGGGTATACGAGTGCTGCTCCAATGTGGACCCAGATTTAGCCGTAAGAAATGGAGACCGAATCCCCAGGATCTTAAATTGGAAGACAGTAGACCCAACACCATCATTTAACCACCTGATGACTGGGATGTTCACGGATGACGTATCTGAG GACCATGTTACATATAATAATATTGTGCCGGTCATGTCTGAGGTTGAGACTCTTGGACTGCGTCCATATCTCAGCAACAGAACTGCAGCAACCACCAACACACATGAGGTTGTagatgattatgatgattttaGTTCCACACCACCCCATTTGGCTGCTACAAAACAACCTCAAAAGAAGGATGTATCAAAATCTCCACTACACAAGAAGCCGAGACAAATGCGAGCTGTACCACCGACGGTTTGA
- the LOC132069518 gene encoding uncharacterized protein LOC132069518 yields the protein MCLTWSLGRAKERAMKDLMGEPSESYNKLPRYLYIMDKTYPASHIRMRKSHDNEFLYVFIALYAFIKGFVCCRPIMVVDGSHLKTAYNRTFVSASTLDGAGNILPLAYGVIDSENDKSWTWFFERFREAYGVRENMCIVSDRHESINKAVCLTYPNVPHYACIWHLWGNVCKNYKKSKDVLSPVFYAMAKEYTQDEFDELMVKVVKADIRVVEYLDLAGREKWARVYASVNRGWTMTSNIAECINRHLVAARELPIFDFLEEVRKMFGR from the exons ATGTGTCTTACATGGTCGCTTGGCCGGGCTAAAGAGAGGGCTATGAAGGACTTAATGGGTGAGCCATCAGAATCATACAATAAGTTACCCAGATATCTATATATCATGGATAAAACATATCCTGCGTCGCATATACGAATGCGCAAATCCCATGACAACGAGTTCCTGTATGTTTTTATAGCATTATATGCATTTATCAAGGGCTTTGTGTGTTGTAGACCCATTATGGTAGTAGACGGGAGCCACCTTAAAACAGCATACAACAGAACATTCGTTTCAGCAAGCACACTAGACGGTGCAG GCAATATACTTCCCTTAGCATATGGTGTGATAGATTCTGAGAATGACAAGTCTTGGACGTGGTTCTTTGAGCGGTTCAGAGAAGCCTATGGAGTTAGAGAGAATATGTGTATCGTATCCGATAGGCATGAAAGCATAAACAAAGCTGTATGTCTAACTTATCCAAATGTTCCGCATTACGCGTGCATATGGCATTTGTGGGGTAACGTATGTAAGAATTACAAGAAGAGTAAAGATGTTTTGAGTCCAGTGTTTTATGCAATGGCAAAGGAATACACACAGGATGAATTTGATGAGTTGATGGTGAAGGTTGTTAAGGCAGATATTCGGGTGGTAGAGTATTTGGATTTAGCTGGAAGAGAAAAGTGGGCTAGAGTGTATGCATCTGTTAACCGAGGGTGGACCATGACTTCGAACATAGCAGAGTGTATCAATCGTCACCTTGTAGCGGCAAGAGAACTGCctatatttgattttcttgaagaagTTAGGAAGATGTTTGGGAGATGA
- the LOC132029239 gene encoding chlorophyllase-1-like: MQKRKSTQRDREKKRMAKVVAKKIAVSAVSSDFEVGDEAVKMFNVKTSSSSSLPCPLLMFSPTARGSYPILLFFHGFALKPIWYKSLLQHISSHGYIIVAPEFSPLSSQSQEVKNAGKVADWLTYNNLESVLPDKVLPDLLKVAVSGHSRGGKIAFALALGYGGSSSSSSTTPLKFLALLGIDPVAGFSPSCLCPPNILQYVPYDFDQSIPVAVIGAGLSNQRAYGVLPPGAPNGVNHAEFFNESKPPCYYFLAKDYGHTDILDDKIADLISIVLKSGKGSKDSLRRAVGGIVVAFLKAYLEGQVDDLNAIVESPTLAPITLDPVISVKD; the protein is encoded by the exons ATGCAAAAGCGCAAAAGCACACAGAGAGACAGAGAGAAAAAGAGGATGGCAAAAGTGGTAGCAAAGAAGATAGCTGTTAGTGCAGTATCATCAGATTTCGAAGTAGGTGATGAGGCTGTTAAGATGTTTAACGTTAAgacctcttcctcttcttcacTGCCATGCCCTTTGTTAATGTTTTCGCCGACTGCACGAGGATCCTATCCAATTTTACTCTTTTTCCATGGATTCGCGCTCAAGCCCATCTGGTACAAGTCCCTCCTTCAACACATTTCTTCCCACGGATATATCATTGTTGCTCCTGAG TTTTCTCCTCTGTCATCCCAAAGCCAAGAAGTGAAGAACGCAGGAAAAGTAGCAGACTGGTTAACTTATAACAACCTCGAATCCGTACTGCCAGATAAGGTTCTCCCGGACCTCCTGAAAGTCGCCGTCTCTGGCCACAGCAGAGGTGGTAAAATAGCATTCGCCTTAGCTTTAGGCTACGGTGGCAGCTCATCCTCAAGCTCAACAACGCCACTCAAATTCTTAGCACTACTCGGAATTGATCCAGTAGCAGGATTCTCTCCGTCCTGTTTATGTCCTCCCAATATTCTCCAATATGTTCCTTACGATTTCGATCAATCGATCCCTGTAGCTGTTATTGGCGCCGGCTTGTCAAATCAACGAGCATATGGTGTGCTCCCACCAG GTGCGCCAAATGGGGTTAATCATGCGGAGTTTTTCAACGAGAGTAAGCCCCCTTGCTACTACTTTTTGGCTAAGGATTACGGTCATACGGATATATTGGATGATAAAATAGCAGATTTAATAAGTATTGTGCTGAAAAGTGGAAAAGGATCAAAGGATAGTTTGAGAAGGGCTGTTGGAGGAATTGTGGTGGCATTTCTCAAGGCTTATTTGGAAGGTCAAGTTGATGATTTAAATGCTATTGTTGAATCACCTACTCTTGCTCCTATTACCCTTGATCCAGTTATATCTGTCAAGGATTAA